The following are encoded together in the Candidatus Methylomirabilis oxygeniifera genome:
- a CDS encoding exported protein of unknown function (Evidence 5 : No homology to any previously reported sequences), which yields MDCCCGVGRRDFLLLAVGSLLGLMSPLRAYGFTIISESEENEIGKKADQEILAHFGRYRDQQLQAYVESIGQRLLEGIGPTSFHYSFKIVDVPDVNAMALPGGYIYITRGMLAMLNSEAQLAGVLGHEIGHVTSRHAAKQLTKALGAQILSLGLMAVSPGGRQNTGEWAQVSSALFSHVLMGYGREAEMEADERGLRTAYRAGYDPGEMVAFLTAMKVKERLEALGYHGFQGTHPETIDRVVKAETMASILIEQGSGALEVKTNEYKAHLDGLIYGTKRDRRRLKIYVAKGGETPTTVARDILGDQQLAWEVATLNGIKEATVFREGDQVKLLPPVSTGSPEGRQLRLSPN from the coding sequence ATGGATTGTTGTTGCGGCGTCGGCAGGCGTGATTTCTTGCTGCTGGCTGTCGGGTCCCTGCTTGGACTCATGTCGCCTTTGCGCGCCTATGGTTTTACGATCATCTCTGAATCTGAGGAGAACGAGATCGGCAAGAAGGCGGATCAGGAGATTCTTGCGCATTTCGGTCGTTATCGCGACCAGCAATTGCAAGCATATGTGGAGTCGATCGGTCAGCGACTGCTGGAAGGGATCGGCCCAACCAGTTTCCACTACAGTTTCAAGATCGTCGATGTTCCGGACGTGAACGCGATGGCCCTGCCGGGAGGCTATATCTACATTACCAGAGGGATGCTGGCGATGTTGAACAGCGAGGCGCAGCTCGCGGGGGTCCTCGGCCACGAGATCGGTCACGTGACCTCCCGTCATGCGGCGAAACAGCTCACGAAAGCCTTAGGTGCGCAAATCCTGTCGCTGGGTCTCATGGCCGTGAGCCCCGGCGGTCGCCAGAATACGGGAGAGTGGGCACAGGTGTCATCGGCCCTTTTCAGCCATGTCCTCATGGGATACGGCCGGGAGGCGGAGATGGAGGCTGACGAGCGCGGACTTCGCACAGCCTACCGCGCCGGCTATGATCCTGGAGAGATGGTCGCATTCCTCACTGCGATGAAGGTAAAGGAACGACTGGAAGCACTCGGTTATCACGGCTTTCAAGGGACCCATCCGGAGACGATCGATCGCGTCGTGAAGGCTGAAACCATGGCCTCCATTCTCATTGAGCAGGGCAGCGGCGCTCTCGAAGTGAAGACGAACGAATACAAAGCGCACCTCGACGGTTTGATCTATGGGACGAAGCGGGATCGTCGGCGTCTGAAGATCTATGTTGCCAAAGGCGGAGAGACACCGACAACGGTGGCCAGGGATATCCTTGGCGACCAGCAACTGGCGTGGGAGGTGGCGACCCTGAATGGGATCAAAGAAGCGACGGTCTTCCGTGAGGGAGACCAGGTGAAACTGCTGCCGCCTGTGTCTACGGGTTCGCCTGAAGGGCGACAGTTGAGGCTTTCCCCCAACTGA
- a CDS encoding protein of unknown function (Evidence 5 : No homology to any previously reported sequences), producing the protein MSALNLRGFIPRGLPQVRHTGGPRIGVRGRRRNQRATLDSSVSGTGQACQARNDGLEQKTIPRSKLRGSSKGEGVRFGTEGSIACGWMEG; encoded by the coding sequence GTGTCTGCGTTGAATCTGAGAGGGTTCATTCCCCGCGGCTTGCCGCAAGTTCGTCATACCGGCGGACCCCGGATCGGAGTCCGGGGCAGGCGCCGGAATCAGAGGGCCACGCTGGATTCTTCCGTATCCGGTACGGGGCAGGCTTGTCAAGCACGGAATGACGGACTAGAACAGAAGACGATACCTCGCAGTAAGCTGCGGGGTTCTTCAAAGGGGGAGGGTGTAAGGTTCGGAACGGAGGGATCGATCGCATGCGGGTGGATGGAAGGATAA
- the ubiE gene encoding Ubiquinone/menaquinone biosynthesis methyltransferase ubiE, with protein sequence MRVDGRIRDGDTIRRMFGGIAPRYDLLNRLLSAARDRYWRREAVAHTRLPSGGAALDVCTGTADMALELARQFPSAGTIIGVDFCLPMIRIAAEKVARKGLTGRIRLQAASAEALPFDANTFDAVTIAFGIRNVVDRKCGLSELCRVLRPGGVGVILEFATPRGPFFGWLYRVYFHRGLPWLGGLISGDPQAYRYLPTSVSAFPAPQELSRMMEEVGFRDVHFRTLTGGIVTLHMGTKSA encoded by the coding sequence ATGCGGGTGGATGGAAGGATAAGAGATGGCGACACCATTCGCCGGATGTTCGGCGGCATTGCGCCTCGATACGATCTCCTCAATCGTCTGCTCAGCGCTGCGCGCGACCGCTACTGGCGCCGGGAGGCCGTCGCTCACACTCGGCTCCCCTCCGGTGGAGCCGCGCTCGATGTCTGCACCGGGACTGCCGATATGGCCCTGGAATTGGCCAGGCAGTTCCCCTCAGCCGGGACGATTATCGGCGTAGACTTCTGCCTGCCGATGATACGTATCGCGGCGGAAAAGGTCGCTCGCAAGGGCCTGACCGGTCGTATCCGGCTGCAAGCCGCCTCCGCCGAGGCCTTACCGTTCGACGCTAATACCTTCGACGCCGTCACCATCGCCTTCGGGATCCGCAACGTCGTAGATCGCAAGTGCGGGTTGTCGGAACTCTGTAGAGTGCTGCGTCCGGGGGGCGTGGGCGTCATCCTGGAGTTCGCCACGCCCCGTGGGCCGTTCTTCGGGTGGCTCTATCGTGTCTATTTCCATCGCGGGCTTCCCTGGCTGGGTGGCCTGATTTCAGGGGATCCTCAGGCGTACAGGTACCTTCCGACCTCCGTGTCCGCCTTCCCCGCCCCGCAGGAACTGTCCAGGATGATGGAAGAGGTGGGCTTCCGTGATGTTCACTTCCGCACCCTGACCGGTGGGATTGTCACCCTTCATATGGGAACGAAATCGGCGTGA
- a CDS encoding 4-hydroxybenzoate polyprenyltransferase-related protein yields MNLLRPAIHKTALYLELVKFSHTVFALPFALMGAILAARGIPTPPTLFWIVVAMVGARSGAMAINRLADQEFDARNPRTQERALPKGIVRRGEVILFTLGSFTLFLFAASRLNPLCLKLAPLAMAVLILYSYTKRFTFLSHLVLGLALAIAPLGAWIAVTGEPAAVPIVLGIAVLFWVAGFDILYAMADIDCDRAAGLHSIPARFGIPTGMAISRSFHAATLLLLFLLMFLSDLRSFYLAGVLLATGLLVYEHLLLLRCGLNRLDAAFFTANGLLSISLFCFTLLDVVLL; encoded by the coding sequence GTGAACCTGCTGCGACCGGCCATTCATAAAACAGCCCTGTATCTGGAACTGGTGAAGTTTTCTCACACCGTCTTCGCGCTTCCGTTTGCCTTGATGGGCGCCATTCTGGCAGCCCGAGGGATCCCGACGCCGCCGACGCTCTTCTGGATTGTAGTGGCCATGGTCGGCGCCAGAAGCGGCGCCATGGCGATCAACCGGCTGGCCGACCAGGAGTTCGACGCGCGAAATCCCCGCACACAGGAGCGAGCCCTGCCGAAGGGAATAGTCCGGCGCGGAGAGGTGATCCTGTTCACGCTTGGGTCGTTCACACTCTTCCTATTCGCCGCCTCCCGGCTGAATCCGCTTTGCCTGAAGTTGGCTCCCCTTGCGATGGCGGTGCTGATTCTGTACTCTTACACCAAGCGCTTCACGTTTCTCTCTCACCTGGTGTTAGGGCTGGCGCTGGCTATAGCGCCTCTGGGCGCGTGGATCGCTGTGACCGGGGAGCCGGCAGCGGTTCCGATTGTGCTCGGTATTGCCGTGCTCTTCTGGGTAGCCGGGTTTGACATCCTGTACGCCATGGCTGATATCGACTGTGATCGAGCGGCGGGCCTCCATTCGATTCCGGCCAGGTTCGGAATACCGACCGGGATGGCCATCTCTCGATCCTTTCACGCGGCGACCCTGTTGCTCCTCTTCCTGCTGATGTTTCTTTCGGATCTACGCAGTTTCTATCTGGCCGGCGTCCTCCTTGCCACGGGCCTCCTGGTGTATGAGCACCTGCTGCTTCTCCGCTGCGGCCTCAATCGACTCGACGCCGCCTTTTTCACGGCCAACGGTCTGCTCAGCATTTCCCTGTTCTGTTTTACCCTTCTCGATGTTGTGCTGTTGTAG
- a CDS encoding exported protein of unknown function (Evidence 5 : No homology to any previously reported sequences) — MLVRKCFMGALVGMSGGFLVGLIGAFVLGPLWMIASEGGAPPPVNLISLVLLLTIPTGLIIGIMVPIRKASRRRQAAKAEEETR, encoded by the coding sequence ATGCTTGTCAGAAAATGCTTTATGGGAGCGCTCGTGGGGATGTCCGGAGGATTCCTCGTCGGTCTCATTGGAGCATTTGTTCTCGGACCGCTGTGGATGATTGCATCTGAGGGAGGTGCTCCGCCGCCAGTGAATCTCATAAGCCTGGTCTTGCTTCTTACGATTCCTACCGGCCTCATCATTGGGATCATGGTCCCGATTCGCAAGGCATCGAGGCGCCGTCAGGCAGCCAAAGCGGAGGAGGAGACTCGCTGA
- a CDS encoding protein of unknown function (Evidence 5 : No homology to any previously reported sequences) encodes MNRDDLSEQEQACQGKSSPRSAPSGRTIGLRQCFVCGGAITLQETYLLAEGPTADIVRTVCRPCYCRKSLEIREAVRRERDEGFIR; translated from the coding sequence ATGAACAGGGACGATTTAAGCGAACAGGAGCAAGCCTGTCAAGGGAAATCTTCCCCGCGCTCTGCTCCATCGGGCCGGACCATCGGTCTCCGCCAATGTTTTGTGTGCGGCGGAGCCATCACGCTCCAGGAAACCTATCTCCTCGCTGAAGGGCCGACCGCGGATATTGTCCGGACTGTCTGCCGCCCCTGCTATTGTCGCAAAAGTCTTGAGATCCGCGAAGCGGTCCGACGAGAGCGCGACGAAGGATTCATCCGCTAG
- a CDS encoding protein of unknown function (Evidence 5 : No homology to any previously reported sequences), with product MVSDPATIYPIRSEHVTWKALDGESVLLHLETGVYFSLNETGTAAWELFDGATPLAAVGEAICARFNVSAEQVRQDLFELTQTLQEEGLVEIHEDPATPPGTDRS from the coding sequence ATGGTAAGCGATCCTGCGACAATCTATCCGATCAGGAGCGAGCATGTGACCTGGAAAGCCCTCGACGGCGAGAGCGTCCTCCTCCATCTCGAGACCGGCGTGTACTTCAGCCTGAATGAAACCGGGACCGCTGCGTGGGAGCTGTTCGATGGCGCAACTCCGTTGGCAGCCGTCGGCGAGGCCATCTGTGCTCGATTTAATGTCTCCGCAGAGCAGGTCCGGCAAGATCTCTTCGAGTTGACGCAGACGCTTCAGGAAGAAGGATTGGTGGAAATTCATGAAGACCCTGCGACGCCTCCGGGAACTGACCGATCCTGA
- a CDS encoding conserved protein of unknown function (Evidence 4 : Homologs of previously reported genes of unknown function): protein MKTLRRLRELTDPESFRLFGWSLLMVFVVATLLRFTRLPVLLRYLTRPAAPIRTGHKSVRTLETRAVDRVRRYSHVIITGLLRSRRPCLLRSLVLYRYCWKCGVPVSIHFGVRSGMGGLEGHSWVTCDGIPLGESDAGVRPYIVVYSFPINTDGTDPHDAPAVAGYLECA from the coding sequence ATGAAGACCCTGCGACGCCTCCGGGAACTGACCGATCCTGAGTCGTTCCGGCTCTTCGGTTGGTCGCTTCTGATGGTTTTCGTGGTGGCAACCCTCTTGCGCTTTACGCGGTTGCCGGTGTTGCTCCGCTATTTGACCCGACCGGCGGCCCCTATACGCACCGGCCACAAGTCGGTACGGACCCTCGAGACCCGCGCAGTCGATCGGGTCCGCCGGTATAGCCATGTGATTATCACGGGTCTCCTTCGATCGCGACGCCCATGTCTGCTGCGTTCGCTGGTCCTGTACCGATACTGTTGGAAGTGCGGAGTGCCCGTATCGATCCACTTTGGGGTACGGTCGGGTATGGGCGGATTGGAAGGACATAGTTGGGTCACGTGTGACGGGATCCCTTTAGGGGAATCGGATGCAGGGGTGCGTCCCTACATCGTCGTCTATTCGTTCCCCATCAACACCGACGGGACCGACCCGCATGACGCTCCGGCTGTGGCCGGATATCTGGAATGTGCGTAA
- a CDS encoding protein of unknown function (Evidence 5 : No homology to any previously reported sequences), whose protein sequence is MKEIVTEEPKMPYTKPTLTKHKPLRDITAGDVSVIGGVRV, encoded by the coding sequence ATGAAAGAGATCGTTACGGAAGAACCGAAGATGCCCTATACGAAACCGACCCTCACCAAGCACAAGCCGCTGCGGGACATTACGGCCGGGGATGTCTCAGTGATCGGTGGGGTAAGGGTGTGA
- a CDS encoding protein of unknown function (Evidence 5 : No homology to any previously reported sequences) yields MITQTFSIYGIDVQVDADIPLLAAGIDGLLRRFSRHPATDSRPLRFVYERSGKVADPLSHKASDGDGSLLFSTSRENAFDLAGRLGIDWDVYARDGGFLLDYHRHGRLWLDTAGGRLEGSLAEPLDLHYALLSSIFFFFPFAQLLARRGLHVVHAAAMERNERGVLIPGMSGSGKSTCCVSLMRAGYRCLSDDKPFLRQNGSGVELLPFPEMIDVTDQSVAFFPELNRAASDLESGYRKKRFCAETLYPGSVADAVTPSVILFPEISGEPTSRVEALSKAKALQALLPHSLLCFDREISARHFDLLARLVETTASYRLYFGRDVLDLPTLVDQLLQ; encoded by the coding sequence ATGATCACACAGACGTTTAGTATCTACGGAATCGACGTTCAGGTAGATGCGGATATTCCGCTACTCGCCGCCGGGATTGATGGATTGCTGCGGCGGTTTTCCCGACATCCTGCAACCGACAGTCGGCCGCTGCGGTTTGTCTATGAACGCAGCGGGAAGGTTGCGGACCCTCTTTCGCATAAAGCATCCGACGGAGACGGATCACTGCTCTTCTCGACCTCCCGGGAGAATGCCTTTGATCTGGCCGGTCGGCTGGGCATCGACTGGGATGTCTATGCTCGGGATGGCGGTTTCTTGCTGGACTATCATCGGCATGGCCGACTATGGCTGGACACCGCGGGCGGACGGCTTGAGGGGTCGCTGGCCGAGCCGCTGGATCTACACTATGCGCTGCTTTCCAGCATCTTCTTCTTTTTTCCGTTCGCGCAGCTTCTGGCCCGGCGCGGACTCCACGTTGTGCATGCGGCCGCCATGGAGCGGAACGAGCGCGGGGTACTGATTCCCGGAATGAGTGGGAGTGGTAAGAGTACCTGCTGTGTCTCCCTGATGCGGGCAGGGTATCGCTGCCTCTCGGATGACAAGCCGTTTCTACGGCAGAACGGGAGCGGTGTCGAGTTGCTCCCGTTTCCCGAAATGATCGATGTGACTGATCAGTCTGTCGCCTTCTTTCCGGAGCTCAACAGAGCGGCATCAGACCTCGAGTCCGGCTACCGGAAGAAGCGGTTCTGTGCCGAGACGCTGTATCCGGGTTCCGTGGCTGACGCTGTCACGCCCAGCGTCATCCTATTTCCGGAAATCAGTGGAGAGCCGACCAGTAGAGTCGAGGCGCTGTCAAAGGCGAAGGCGCTCCAAGCGCTTCTGCCGCACAGCCTGCTCTGTTTTGACCGAGAGATCTCGGCGCGTCATTTTGACCTGCTCGCGCGCCTCGTCGAGACGACCGCCAGTTATCGTCTCTATTTCGGCCGTGACGTCCTGGATCTTCCTACCCTAGTCGATCAGCTCCTCCAGTGA
- a CDS encoding Glycosyltransferase (fragment) has protein sequence MSVSDDLPLVSIITPSFNQGQFIRRTIESVLSQDYQKLEYLVMDGGSTDETLDILRSYGNRITWRSGPDGGQADAVNAGVRLAQGDILGWLNSDDTYQPGAVRAAATYLAAHPATAVIYGDAHYIDKQDRVIGIYPTEDFDRDRLAKACFICQPAAFFRRSAIETVGGLDTRLQYCMDYDLWIRLGRRFPIDRIPYALANSRQYPQTKTWAQRDRLFEELCEVTQRSFGYTSRHWRMWHAYARVKGVSWPLARTVLYPVRTRLPLWINRLIFRDMRAGKRRS, from the coding sequence ATGAGCGTATCTGACGACCTGCCGCTGGTCTCGATCATTACCCCCTCTTTCAATCAGGGACAATTCATTCGTCGAACTATCGAGAGCGTCCTCTCCCAGGACTACCAGAAGCTGGAATACCTTGTGATGGATGGGGGTTCTACCGACGAAACCCTCGACATCCTGCGCAGCTATGGGAACCGGATCACGTGGAGATCCGGGCCGGACGGAGGACAGGCGGATGCCGTCAACGCCGGTGTTCGGCTGGCTCAGGGTGACATTCTCGGCTGGCTGAATTCCGACGACACCTATCAACCGGGCGCGGTGAGGGCCGCCGCGACCTATCTGGCGGCCCATCCGGCAACAGCGGTGATATATGGGGATGCGCACTACATCGATAAGCAGGACAGGGTAATCGGGATCTATCCTACCGAGGATTTCGACCGGGATCGACTGGCCAAGGCGTGCTTCATATGCCAGCCTGCCGCCTTCTTCCGACGGTCAGCCATCGAGACCGTGGGCGGGCTCGATACGCGCCTGCAGTACTGCATGGACTACGATCTGTGGATTCGGCTGGGGCGTCGATTTCCGATCGATCGAATCCCGTACGCGCTGGCCAACAGCCGCCAGTACCCTCAGACCAAGACCTGGGCTCAACGGGATCGACTGTTCGAAGAGCTGTGCGAAGTCACGCAGCGATCGTTCGGGTATACATCGCGCCATTGGCGGATGTGGCATGCCTACGCTCGCGTGAAAGGTGTCTCATGGCCGCTCGCTCGAACGGTGTTGTATCCGGTCAGGACAAGGCTGCCGCTATGGATCAATCGATTGATCTTCCGGGATATGCGCGCCGGGAAAAGACGAAGCTGA
- a CDS encoding putative O-antigen/LPS export system ATP-binding protein (Evidence 3 : Function proposed based on presence of conserved amino acid motif, structural feature or limited homology; PubMedId : 7692217, 8626291; Product type pt : putative transporter), with the protein MLDVPRLSAPPAHLGRPPVLEIEDLSIRLLLHRERIRSIRDHAIRLLKRQTKGRDEFWPLRGVSFSVDPGEILGIIGANGAGKSTLLKVIAGIIPPSVGRVVVRGRIAPLIELGAGFDSFLTGRENIFLYGSLLGFSQKELERRFDRIVKFAELEEFIDVPLMNYSVGMSARLGFAIATDAKPDLLLIDELFSVGDAAFQKKCEERMEAFKAKGVTIVLVSHDLTLIQDTCQKAIWIHHGQVAATGPADDVVTEYRKFSASSTV; encoded by the coding sequence ATGCTTGACGTTCCACGCCTCTCGGCTCCTCCAGCTCACCTTGGACGGCCACCAGTTCTTGAGATTGAAGATCTCTCCATCCGTTTGCTGCTGCACCGGGAGCGAATCAGATCAATACGGGATCACGCGATCCGGCTGTTGAAGCGTCAGACAAAAGGACGGGACGAGTTTTGGCCGCTACGGGGGGTGTCCTTCTCTGTAGATCCCGGGGAGATTCTCGGGATCATCGGAGCCAACGGAGCGGGAAAGAGTACGCTTCTGAAGGTGATCGCCGGCATCATTCCCCCCTCTGTCGGGCGGGTCGTTGTACGAGGACGAATCGCTCCCCTCATCGAGCTCGGCGCCGGGTTTGACTCGTTTTTGACCGGACGAGAGAACATCTTCCTCTACGGATCGCTTCTGGGGTTCTCACAAAAAGAGCTTGAACGGCGATTTGATCGTATCGTCAAGTTCGCCGAGCTGGAGGAGTTTATCGATGTGCCATTGATGAACTATTCAGTCGGGATGTCTGCCCGGCTCGGATTCGCGATCGCGACGGATGCCAAGCCGGACTTACTCCTGATCGACGAACTCTTCTCTGTTGGGGACGCCGCCTTCCAAAAAAAGTGTGAGGAAAGGATGGAAGCATTCAAGGCGAAAGGAGTCACCATTGTTCTGGTATCGCATGACCTCACACTGATCCAGGACACCTGCCAGAAAGCCATTTGGATTCATCACGGGCAGGTCGCTGCCACCGGCCCGGCCGACGACGTCGTGACCGAGTACCGGAAGTTCAGCGCTTCGTCAACTGTCTGA
- a CDS encoding putative O-antigen export system permease protein rfbA (Evidence 3 : Function proposed based on presence of conserved amino acid motif, structural feature or limited homology) → MSHERRAPQPGLYIADHRSTGPFLTLLRYRELLRQLVIREVKLRYKRSALGFAWTVLNPLLAMVIFTMVFSRIFSSRPNYSLYVFTALLGWNLFSLGTSRGLDSVVLNGPIIRKVFVPKAIFPIATVVSQVVNFVFTLVPLFLLMAAVGAGFSLHLLWLPIPLVSLTCFALGIALLVGTFNVFFRDVKYFYEAGLLAWFYATPIFYPPEIIPEKFKFLLYMNPMYALLESLRAPVYLGAAPPIGMMIFGLALSLVTLAIGWMVFHRFESRFIHYV, encoded by the coding sequence ATGAGTCATGAAAGACGTGCGCCTCAGCCCGGACTGTACATCGCAGATCACCGATCCACCGGGCCATTTTTGACGCTCCTCCGGTATCGGGAGCTGTTGCGTCAGCTTGTCATCCGTGAGGTCAAGCTTCGCTATAAGCGGTCGGCGCTTGGATTCGCCTGGACTGTGTTGAATCCTCTCCTGGCTATGGTTATCTTTACGATGGTCTTCTCCAGGATTTTCAGTAGCCGTCCGAATTACTCGCTGTATGTGTTCACCGCTCTGCTGGGGTGGAACCTCTTCTCGTTAGGCACCTCACGGGGTTTGGACAGCGTCGTTCTCAACGGTCCCATCATCCGAAAGGTCTTTGTTCCGAAAGCGATCTTCCCGATTGCGACTGTTGTCTCACAGGTCGTCAATTTTGTCTTCACATTAGTCCCGCTTTTTCTCCTGATGGCCGCAGTCGGCGCGGGTTTCAGCCTGCATCTGCTCTGGCTGCCGATCCCACTCGTCAGTCTGACCTGTTTCGCCTTGGGCATCGCCTTACTTGTTGGAACCTTCAATGTCTTCTTCCGGGACGTCAAGTATTTCTATGAGGCCGGTCTGTTGGCCTGGTTTTATGCCACCCCGATCTTCTATCCGCCCGAGATCATCCCGGAGAAGTTCAAGTTTCTCCTGTATATGAATCCCATGTATGCGCTTCTGGAATCCCTTCGAGCTCCTGTCTACCTGGGCGCGGCGCCCCCCATCGGAATGATGATCTTCGGGCTCGCCCTCTCCCTGGTCACCCTCGCCATCGGGTGGATGGTCTTTCACCGATTCGAGTCCCGGTTCATCCACTATGTCTAG
- the gmd gene encoding GDP-mannose 4,6-dehydratase (GDP-D-mannose dehydratase) (Evidence 2a : Function of homologous gene experimentally demonstrated in an other organism; PubMedId : 10065558; Product type e : enzyme), translated as MSRRRALITGITGQDGSYLAELLLSKDYHVIGMVRRSSTENVERIEHLRDRIELRQADLLDQLSIINLIQDTRPDEIYNLAAQSFVPTSWEQPLLTSEFTALGVCRILEAIRLVDRHIRFYQASSSEMFGKVREVPQTEKTPFYPRSPYGVSKVYGHYLTINYRESYDLHACSGILFNHESPRRGLEFISRKITHGVAQIKLGLEKELRLGNLDAERDWGYAGDYVEAMWMMLQQDKADDYVVATGITHSVRRLADIAFSHVGLDYQDFVTTNKAMLRPAEVDRLLGDATKARTQLGWRPKVSFEELIRMMVEADLERCHYSAQKTGE; from the coding sequence ATGAGTCGGCGACGAGCGCTAATTACAGGAATCACCGGACAGGACGGCTCGTATTTGGCCGAGCTACTGCTGTCTAAAGACTATCACGTTATCGGAATGGTTCGGCGCTCGAGTACCGAGAATGTTGAGCGGATCGAGCACCTGCGCGATCGGATCGAGCTGCGGCAGGCGGATCTTTTGGACCAACTCTCGATCATCAACCTGATTCAGGACACGCGACCGGACGAGATCTACAATCTGGCCGCGCAATCCTTCGTGCCGACCTCGTGGGAGCAGCCGCTGCTGACGTCTGAATTTACGGCGCTGGGGGTCTGTCGGATCCTGGAGGCGATCCGCCTGGTGGACCGGCATATCAGATTTTACCAGGCGTCGAGCAGTGAGATGTTCGGAAAGGTCAGAGAGGTGCCGCAGACGGAAAAAACCCCCTTTTATCCTCGAAGTCCCTACGGGGTATCCAAAGTATACGGCCATTATCTGACAATCAATTACCGGGAGAGCTATGATCTGCATGCCTGCAGCGGGATTCTCTTCAACCACGAATCGCCGCGCCGCGGGCTGGAATTCATCTCCCGCAAGATTACACACGGCGTTGCCCAAATCAAGTTGGGTTTGGAGAAAGAGTTGCGGCTGGGCAATCTGGATGCCGAGCGCGATTGGGGATATGCGGGCGATTATGTCGAAGCCATGTGGATGATGCTGCAGCAGGACAAAGCGGATGATTATGTCGTCGCCACAGGGATCACGCATTCCGTCAGACGGTTGGCGGACATCGCCTTTTCGCACGTAGGACTGGACTACCAAGACTTTGTGACGACGAATAAGGCCATGTTGAGACCGGCGGAAGTCGATCGTCTGTTGGGTGACGCCACAAAGGCCAGGACACAGTTAGGATGGCGGCCGAAGGTGTCGTTTGAGGAGTTGATTCGGATGATGGTCGAGGCCGACTTGGAACGCTGTCACTATTCAGCACAAAAGACAGGAGAATGA
- a CDS encoding dTDP-4-dehydrorhamnose 3,5-epimerase gives MDEAFKKDRQTVTPEGKSVLPLIHDVRIRSAVTHPDERGTICEIYNSAWDFSEAPVVYVYQVTVRPQRIKGWVVHYQQDDRVFVSQGVLKIVMYDPRKESPTHGMLNELCISEHNRGLLFIPRGVYHALQNVGTTDALFINMPTRAYNHADPDKYRLPLNNDLIPYRFDDRLGW, from the coding sequence ATGGATGAAGCATTCAAGAAGGATCGCCAGACGGTGACACCGGAAGGGAAATCCGTTCTCCCGCTGATCCATGATGTGCGTATTCGCTCTGCTGTGACACACCCCGATGAACGCGGAACTATTTGCGAAATTTATAATTCGGCCTGGGACTTCTCGGAGGCGCCTGTGGTATACGTGTACCAGGTGACCGTACGTCCGCAACGGATCAAGGGCTGGGTCGTCCATTACCAGCAGGATGATCGAGTGTTCGTCAGCCAGGGAGTTCTGAAGATCGTCATGTACGACCCTCGCAAGGAATCGCCCACGCACGGCATGCTGAATGAACTGTGTATCAGCGAGCACAATCGAGGGTTGTTATTTATCCCCCGCGGGGTCTACCATGCGCTACAAAATGTTGGGACCACTGACGCGTTGTTCATCAACATGCCGACACGCGCATACAACCACGCCGACCCGGATAAGTATCGCCTCCCGCTGAACAACGATCTGATCCCGTATCGTTTTGACGATCGGTTAGGCTGGTAG